TTCAGCCGAAGGTCGGTCGTGATGACCGCCGGCAGCGTCACTCCGATCGTCTCGAGCCCGCCGTCCACCTCGCGGGTGACGTTCGCCTTCTTCCCGTCCTCGGAGAACTCGATCTTCGACCCGAACGTCGCCTGCGGCTGGGAGAGGATCGCCGCCAGGATCTGCCCCACCTGGTTGTTGTCGTCGTCGACGGCCTGCTTCCCCATGATGACGAAATCCGGCTTCTCCTGCTCCACGGCTTTCGCCATCAGCTTGGCGACGCCCAGGCTGTCCAGCTCCTTCGTCGTCTCCACGAGGATCGCCCGGTCCGCCCCCATCGCCAGGGCGGTGCGGATCTGCTGCTCGCTCTCCTTCGGGCCGATCGTCAGGATCACCACCTCCCCGCCCCGCTTCTCCTTGATGCGGAGGGCCTCCTCCACCGCGATCTCGCAGAACGGGTTGATCACCATCTTGATGTTGTCCAGGACGATCCCGCTGCCGTCCTTCCTGATCTTCACCTTCTCGTCGGGGTTGGGGACAGGCTTGATCGCCACGATCATCTTCACTCCGCACCTCCCGGGATGAGCAACCGGCCCAAGAATCGAAAACAGGGGGATGATACCGGAAAGGGGTGCGTGAATCAACCAGAAAATGAATGGCTATTCAGTGGTCAGGAAGGGGAAAAGGGAGGGGAGCAATAGCGCGCACCAAGCCCCGATCGCGCCGCCGAGCGTGTCCGCGACCC
This Candidatus Deferrimicrobiaceae bacterium DNA region includes the following protein-coding sequences:
- a CDS encoding electron transfer flavoprotein subunit beta/FixA family protein, with the translated sequence MIVAIKPVPNPDEKVKIRKDGSGIVLDNIKMVINPFCEIAVEEALRIKEKRGGEVVILTIGPKESEQQIRTALAMGADRAILVETTKELDSLGVAKLMAKAVEQEKPDFVIMGKQAVDDDNNQVGQILAAILSQPQATFGSKIEFSEDGKKANVTREVDGGLETIGVTLPAVITTDLRLNEPRYASLPGIMKAKKKEMKVIPADSLGVDTVPKVRLLSLAPPKERKGGRKVADIAELVDKLRNEAKVL